From the genome of Fibrobacter sp. UWT2:
CTCAAAATGTCAGCTTTGCGGTAGGATTTTACTATGATGACAAGGGTGGCGACATCCGTGTTGCAATGCGCGAAGCCGACGCCCTTATGTACGAAGACAAAAAACAATACTACGACCGATTCCCTGAATTAAGACGAAAATGAAAAAAGAAGAATTGCAAAAATTCGTTGAATCTTTTCCGACGATGACGAGCATCCTTTCTGTTGAAAAGACTGCAGACGGGAGTATCGGGACTATCCGCATCGAAGCGGGTAACCAGATCTATATCAAATCCATGGAAAGAAAAGACGAGGACGGCAATTCCGTATTCACCCAGACTTTTGTTCCGGGCTCCAATTATGAACGGTACATGGAAAAGGAACTGAACTTCGAGAAGTTCGTTTACCAGAGCGCCATTCTGCATAAGCCGGTTCATGCCTACATTCGCCCGGAACGCTTTAATTTTTGCATTAATCAGTTCTTGATGCCCGTCGATGTCGAAGACGACGAAAAAGGCTATTGCGTCTTTACCCTTGAAATCCAGCCCGAAGAAGACCTTGACACTTCCACAAGGCTTTCTTCTGAAATTTCGCAAAACGTACTCAAGGCATGCATCAAGCTGCGCGGCTCAAAAGATTTCAGGAAAACGATGAATGAAGTGATAGAAGACGTCCGCAAGATTTGCAAAGCAAGTTCCTGCAGCGTTCTTTTGACCGACTTCAAGGAGAGAACTTGCTCCATTTTGAGCTGTGCCCGAAATGAAAGCATGGTCGCACTTGACCTTGATCAGGTATTCAACAATGAATACATCTCTATCGCAGAATCCTGGATTGAAATACTTAAGGGAAGCAATTGCCTGATTATCCAGAACGAAGCGGATATGGAAATTATTCGCCAGAAAAACCCGGACTGGTACAAATCGTTGACAGATGCCTGTGTCAAAAGCATTGTCCTGCTGCCATTGACGAACAATGACGAATTTATCGGGTTCATTTGGGCAACCAACTTTGACACATCCAGAGTCCTGCGCATTAAGGAAACCCTTGAACTGGTGACCTTCTTTATTGCCTCTGAAGTGGCCAGCTACAAGCTGGTGCAGCGCCTTAGATTCTTGAGCAACGAAGACTTGTTGACCGGCGTGAACAACCGTAACGCCATGAACAACAGGGTGCTTCAATTTGTAAGCGGCGAAGTCCATTACAGGACTGTTTCCGTGATTTTCGCCGACTTGAACGGACTAAAGCCCATTAACGACAACGAAGGCCATAATGCCGGCGACGCCCTCTTGA
Proteins encoded in this window:
- a CDS encoding sensor domain-containing diguanylate cyclase, producing the protein MKKEELQKFVESFPTMTSILSVEKTADGSIGTIRIEAGNQIYIKSMERKDEDGNSVFTQTFVPGSNYERYMEKELNFEKFVYQSAILHKPVHAYIRPERFNFCINQFLMPVDVEDDEKGYCVFTLEIQPEEDLDTSTRLSSEISQNVLKACIKLRGSKDFRKTMNEVIEDVRKICKASSCSVLLTDFKERTCSILSCARNESMVALDLDQVFNNEYISIAESWIEILKGSNCLIIQNEADMEIIRQKNPDWYKSLTDACVKSIVLLPLTNNDEFIGFIWATNFDTSRVLRIKETLELVTFFIASEVASYKLVQRLRFLSNEDLLTGVNNRNAMNNRVLQFVSGEVHYRTVSVIFADLNGLKPINDNEGHNAGDALLKSAAEILKQTFSDCEIYRAGGDEFVVVAIDVPKESLEARVETLRKKSKVKGNVSFAIGFFHDENGGDVRKAMREADALMYEDKKANYAHSRG